One genomic region from Shewanella aestuarii encodes:
- the nadB gene encoding L-aspartate oxidase, translated as MTQAVEYQSDILVIGSGAAGLTLALHLAEKSSVILLSKGPLAEGSTLYAQGGIASVFDEDDTIESHVNDTLIAGAGLCDKNVVTFTAENAKASMQWLIDCGVAFDKEENHGDNDDAPYHLTREGGHSHRRILHSADATGKAVQTTLQERALNHPNIQVLERYNAIDLITTRKLNRPGNRVLGAYVWNRDKEQVETITAKFVALATGGSSKVYQYTSNPDIASGDGIAMAWRAGCRVANMEFNQFHPTCLYHADAKNFLLTEALRGEGAYLRRPDGSRFMPDFDERAELAPRDIVARAIDYEMKRLGSDCVYLDISHKPADFIIKHFPTIYQRCMELGIDMTKSPIPAVPAAHYTCGGIMTDLHGQTDLNGLYAIGEVAYTGLHGANRLASNSLLECLVFARAAAQDIESQLHKITMPTQVPHWDESKVSNSDEEVVIAHNWHELRLFMWDYVGIVRTDKRLERALRRCMMLQQEIQEYYSHFRVSNNLLELRNLVQVAELIIRCAMARKESRGLHYNLDYPEQIDSPQPTILQPN; from the coding sequence ATGACACAAGCAGTTGAATACCAATCTGACATTTTGGTGATAGGCAGTGGCGCTGCAGGGCTCACGTTAGCACTTCACTTAGCCGAAAAATCTAGCGTAATCTTGCTTTCCAAGGGCCCTTTAGCTGAAGGTTCAACTTTATATGCTCAAGGTGGCATCGCATCTGTATTTGATGAAGACGACACCATTGAATCGCACGTCAATGACACTCTTATCGCAGGCGCTGGCTTATGTGATAAAAACGTGGTCACCTTTACAGCTGAAAACGCTAAAGCATCAATGCAATGGCTTATCGACTGCGGCGTAGCATTCGATAAAGAAGAAAATCACGGTGATAATGATGATGCACCATATCATTTAACCCGTGAAGGTGGCCATAGCCACCGCCGCATTTTGCACTCTGCTGATGCGACCGGCAAAGCAGTACAAACCACCTTACAAGAGCGCGCACTTAACCACCCTAACATTCAGGTATTAGAACGCTATAATGCCATTGATTTAATTACAACGCGAAAATTAAACCGCCCAGGTAATCGTGTTTTAGGCGCTTACGTTTGGAATCGTGACAAAGAACAAGTTGAAACCATAACAGCTAAATTTGTTGCCTTAGCAACTGGTGGTAGCTCAAAGGTCTATCAATATACGTCTAATCCCGATATCGCCAGTGGCGATGGAATTGCAATGGCATGGCGAGCAGGTTGTCGTGTGGCCAATATGGAATTTAATCAATTTCATCCAACATGTCTTTACCATGCTGATGCTAAAAACTTCTTATTGACCGAAGCGCTGCGGGGTGAAGGAGCCTATTTACGTCGCCCTGATGGCAGTCGTTTCATGCCTGATTTTGATGAGCGAGCCGAACTTGCGCCGCGTGATATTGTCGCCAGAGCAATTGATTATGAGATGAAACGTTTAGGTTCAGATTGTGTTTACTTAGACATAAGTCATAAACCCGCTGATTTTATTATTAAACATTTCCCGACAATTTATCAGCGCTGTATGGAACTGGGTATCGACATGACCAAAAGCCCGATCCCAGCCGTGCCCGCTGCCCATTACACTTGTGGCGGCATAATGACAGATCTGCATGGCCAAACCGATCTTAATGGATTATATGCTATCGGCGAAGTGGCTTATACCGGACTTCACGGCGCGAATCGTCTTGCTAGTAATTCATTATTAGAATGTTTGGTATTTGCTAGAGCAGCAGCCCAAGATATTGAAAGTCAGCTACATAAAATTACTATGCCAACTCAGGTGCCACACTGGGATGAAAGTAAGGTCTCAAATTCTGATGAAGAAGTGGTCATTGCTCATAACTGGCATGAACTAAGACTATTTATGTGGGATTACGTTGGCATTGTAAGGACAGATAAGCGTTTAGAGCGGGCATTACGCCGGTGTATGATGCTGCAACAAGAAATTCAAGAGTATTACTCTCACTTCAGAGTCAGTAACAATTTGCTTGAATTACGTAACCTAGTTCAAGTGGCAGAGCTGATTATTCGCTGTGCGATGGCACGCAAAGAAAGCCGTGGCTTGCATTATAATCTTGACTACCCAGAGCAAATTGATTCGCCACAACCGACCATTTTACAACCCAACTAG
- the nhaR gene encoding transcriptional activator NhaR — protein MQHLNYNHLYYFWMVKRKGSVTKAAEALCLTPQTITGQIRLLEERLNGSLFKRVGRGLEATELGELVFRYADKMYNLSYEMLDLLNYQQDDSVLFEVGIADALSKALVSRVLLTVLPHDGSMHLACYESTHESLIERLREHKLDMILSDCAGESLKYSDILSKKLGECGVSFFCAHPLAAEFPACLEQEKLLIPGIRTSLGQQLHRWFAEKNLNVSILGEFDDAAMMKAFGYFKRGIFVAPSIYRHDILSQGMVLLGETTDIKEEYHVMFAERMIQHPAVKLLLETDFTELFAGNDQQVQDFDNRLGLAD, from the coding sequence ATGCAGCATCTTAATTATAATCACCTTTACTATTTTTGGATGGTGAAACGCAAAGGCTCAGTGACTAAAGCCGCTGAAGCGTTGTGCTTAACTCCACAGACTATTACAGGTCAAATTCGCTTATTAGAAGAACGGCTAAATGGCTCACTTTTCAAGCGAGTTGGTAGAGGGCTTGAGGCGACTGAATTAGGCGAATTAGTTTTTCGTTATGCAGACAAAATGTATAACTTAAGCTACGAAATGCTTGATCTTCTAAATTACCAGCAAGATGATTCGGTGTTGTTTGAAGTAGGTATTGCAGATGCATTATCTAAAGCGTTAGTCAGTAGGGTGTTACTGACTGTACTCCCCCATGATGGTTCAATGCATTTAGCTTGTTACGAGTCGACACATGAAAGCTTAATCGAGCGATTACGTGAGCACAAGCTTGATATGATTTTGTCTGATTGCGCTGGCGAATCGTTAAAATACAGTGATATTTTATCTAAAAAATTAGGTGAATGCGGTGTTAGTTTTTTTTGTGCTCATCCATTAGCCGCAGAGTTTCCAGCCTGTTTAGAGCAAGAAAAATTACTTATTCCAGGCATTCGAACCTCACTTGGTCAACAGTTACATCGTTGGTTCGCTGAAAAAAATCTTAATGTGAGTATATTGGGGGAATTTGATGATGCCGCAATGATGAAAGCTTTTGGTTATTTCAAACGGGGTATTTTTGTCGCACCGTCGATATATCGTCATGATATACTGTCGCAAGGAATGGTTTTGCTGGGTGAAACCACCGATATAAAAGAAGAATATCATGTCATGTTTGCTGAGCGGATGATTCAACATCCAGCAGTGAAATTGCTACTAGAAACTGACTTTACTGAATTGTTTGCGGGTAATGATCAACAAGTGCAAGATTTTGATAATCGCTTAGGATTAGCTGACTAA
- a CDS encoding succinate dehydrogenase assembly factor 2 — protein sequence MELMNIARVRWACRRGMLELDVLFQPFVEAHYEGMSVKDKQTFIRLLECEDPELFAWFMGHEQCPDADLAAMIVKVRGRAAP from the coding sequence TTGGAATTAATGAATATTGCCAGAGTGCGTTGGGCTTGTCGCCGTGGAATGTTAGAGCTTGATGTCTTGTTTCAACCTTTTGTAGAAGCACACTATGAAGGGATGAGTGTTAAAGATAAGCAAACCTTCATTCGCTTACTAGAATGTGAAGATCCCGAGTTATTTGCGTGGTTTATGGGACATGAACAATGTCCTGATGCTGATTTAGCTGCAATGATAGTTAAAGTTCGTGGACGAGCAGCACCTTAA
- the nhaA gene encoding Na+/H+ antiporter NhaA has translation MEKALRNFLSQESAGGIILMISVALAMILANSPLAGLYNGFLGTEVQVRVGSLDIDKPLLLWINDGLMALFFLLIGLEVKRELLEGALSTAAKASLPTFAAIGGMVFPALFYLMFNYSDPETQVGWAIPAATDIAFALGIMALLGNRVPVALKVFLLALAIIDDLGVIVIIALFYSADLSIISLVVAAIAITFMVALNRKGVSSLTPYGLLGLILWIAVLKSGVHATLAGVIIAFCIPLRAKDGSSPSEHLEHSLHPWSTFLILPVFAFANAGLSLANMTFASFGEPITIGIILGLLLGKPIGVMLFSYLAVKLKWAELPPGVSWGQIAPVAAMCGIGFTMSVFIASLAFESAPAAFGDYARLGILTGSFFAAVIGYFWLDKVLPKQGAK, from the coding sequence ATGGAAAAGGCACTACGTAATTTTTTAAGTCAAGAGTCCGCAGGTGGGATCATCTTAATGATTTCTGTCGCACTCGCGATGATATTAGCTAACTCACCTTTAGCTGGTTTGTATAACGGCTTTTTAGGTACTGAAGTTCAAGTTCGGGTAGGTTCGTTAGATATTGATAAGCCATTGTTACTTTGGATCAATGATGGCCTAATGGCTTTATTCTTCTTACTCATTGGTTTAGAAGTAAAGCGTGAGTTATTAGAGGGCGCCCTTTCTACTGCGGCTAAAGCATCTTTACCTACATTCGCTGCAATTGGCGGTATGGTTTTCCCTGCGCTGTTTTATTTGATGTTTAATTATTCAGATCCTGAGACGCAAGTCGGTTGGGCGATTCCTGCAGCAACAGATATTGCTTTTGCTTTGGGGATCATGGCGTTATTAGGTAATCGTGTACCTGTGGCATTAAAAGTGTTTTTACTTGCCCTGGCTATTATTGATGACCTAGGTGTAATTGTCATTATTGCTTTATTCTACAGTGCAGATTTATCAATCATCAGTTTAGTGGTGGCCGCGATTGCAATTACCTTTATGGTTGCACTCAATCGTAAAGGGGTCTCATCATTAACGCCATATGGACTATTAGGCTTAATCTTGTGGATAGCTGTGCTCAAGTCGGGTGTGCATGCAACCTTGGCTGGCGTTATTATCGCATTTTGTATTCCACTCAGAGCAAAAGATGGTTCATCTCCCTCTGAACATTTAGAGCATAGTTTACACCCGTGGAGCACCTTTTTGATTCTACCTGTGTTCGCGTTTGCTAATGCTGGATTGTCCCTTGCTAATATGACTTTCGCCTCTTTTGGTGAACCTATCACAATCGGTATTATTTTAGGTTTACTACTGGGTAAACCAATAGGGGTCATGCTGTTTAGTTACTTAGCCGTTAAATTGAAATGGGCTGAGTTACCGCCTGGAGTAAGCTGGGGGCAAATTGCGCCGGTGGCTGCCATGTGTGGTATCGGTTTTACCATGTCAGTCTTTATCGCATCACTGGCATTTGAAAGTGCTCCAGCAGCTTTTGGTGATTATGCAAGGCTTGGGATTTTGACTGGTTCATTCTTTGCTGCTGTTATTGGTTACTTCTGGTTAGATAAGGTTTTACCAAAACAAGGGGCAAAATAA
- a CDS encoding protein YgfX: protein MDEQHLNHSDRSAGSSIFVLSASVNQYLSLVMAFAVIFSSFIAWPPLSSWLISCIFYLLLLITFSIFIKVLFMIRNWQCRFSLNKDGHGILNAADAFHFAKRPFISPFICILYIEFEDKYRDSIWVWSDMLNDSQYRLLCRLANHVR, encoded by the coding sequence GTGGACGAGCAGCACCTTAATCACAGTGACAGAAGTGCTGGCTCAAGCATTTTTGTGCTGAGTGCTTCTGTTAACCAATACCTGAGTTTAGTAATGGCGTTCGCTGTTATTTTTAGTAGTTTTATTGCTTGGCCTCCGTTATCTTCCTGGTTGATCTCTTGTATTTTTTATCTCTTACTTTTGATTACTTTTAGCATATTTATCAAAGTATTATTTATGATTCGTAATTGGCAGTGTCGTTTTAGTTTAAACAAAGATGGTCATGGAATATTAAATGCGGCGGATGCTTTTCACTTTGCTAAACGACCTTTTATTAGTCCGTTTATCTGTATCTTATATATTGAGTTTGAAGATAAATATCGGGATAGTATTTGGGTTTGGTCTGACATGCTTAACGATAGCCAGTATCGGCTATTGTGCCGCTTAGCTAATCACGTTAGATGA
- the rpoE gene encoding RNA polymerase sigma factor RpoE encodes MSGQYSDQQLVERVQQGDKNAFNLLVMKYQNKVMSLIGRYVRNQADVADVTQEAFIKAYRALANFRGESAFYTWLYRIAVNTAKNHLTSQGRKAPANDVDVEDAEYYEGSDALKEFASPERLLMKDQMSKVIFDTLDTLPEELKMAISLRELDGMSYEDIANIMDCPVGTVRSRIFRAREAIDKQLQPLLDQS; translated from the coding sequence ATGAGTGGACAATATAGTGATCAACAACTCGTTGAGCGTGTACAACAAGGTGATAAAAACGCATTTAATCTATTGGTGATGAAGTACCAGAATAAGGTGATGAGCCTTATAGGAAGGTATGTTCGAAACCAAGCTGATGTAGCAGATGTTACCCAAGAAGCGTTTATTAAAGCATACCGGGCATTAGCCAATTTTCGTGGTGAAAGTGCTTTTTACACATGGTTGTACCGAATTGCAGTGAATACGGCAAAAAATCATCTTACATCGCAAGGCCGTAAGGCGCCTGCAAATGATGTAGATGTCGAAGATGCAGAATATTATGAAGGCAGTGATGCGTTAAAAGAATTTGCGTCTCCGGAGCGGTTATTAATGAAAGATCAAATGAGTAAAGTGATCTTCGATACCCTAGATACATTGCCAGAAGAATTAAAGATGGCTATATCATTACGTGAACTTGATGGTATGAGTTACGAAGATATTGCTAATATTATGGATTGTCCCGTTGGTACGGTTAGATCACGAATATTTCGTGCTCGAGAAGCAATCGACAAACAGCTCCAGCCTCTACTGGATCAATCTTAG